From Quercus lobata isolate SW786 chromosome 1, ValleyOak3.0 Primary Assembly, whole genome shotgun sequence, one genomic window encodes:
- the LOC115951026 gene encoding uncharacterized protein LOC115951026, which produces MVRTRSRATSPGRQGSRGASSDPQRDRQSAPVMQTSSVQNMQSMAAAMAELTRQNQELRMEISQRRQTREEHAGQTQGHGDRENTEVGSQFRGTTSRAVPHLKEEMDQMKKVMEEMKENMRRTNPIEDLVHRTDSPFTASINGHPLPSKFKLSSLDSYDGTRDPFDHIATFKTTMHLQGVPDEIMCRAFPTTLKGPARVWFSKIPPSSVSSFEELSKLFVNNFIGGQRHKRSSSSLLTIEQGENESLRSFITRFNREALSVDEVDDKLLLAAFHNGINSDLFIHKLYEKEPQTMAELVLMQIKDDPSLKWPEKMKGDPNKRNKNKYCRFHRDHGHDTDECFDLKQQIENLIRQGKLKHFVGRDRTDEKLKGKMEESSRPPLGEIRIIVGGNPMGQSSKSKKTYLKVVQNVQLSGRPPRTRLMDEPTISFTDEDAERIHHPHDDAIVITLLIVDYTTRRVLVDNGSSADILYYPAFQQMRLGRDQLRPVCSPLIGFGGMKVQLVGTITLPVVVGSYPQQITKEVNFLVVDCTSSYNAIIGRPTLNSWKAITSTYDLSVKFPTEYGIGQAQGDQLAARECYLAMMALDEQMQTMSIEERRVIAEPTEVLEDVLLQEDDPEKFTRIGTGMKEKAREDLIQFLRKSIDVFAWSHDDMPGIDPSVITHRLNVYPFFKPIRQKKRVFAPERDKVIKEEVQKLTTAKFIKEVYYPDWLANVVMVKKS; this is translated from the exons ATGGTCAGGACCAGGTCGAGGGCTACTAGCCCTGGCCGTCAGGGAAGCAGAGGCGCTTCAAGTGATCCCCAGCGTGATCGCCAATCTGCACCAGTCATGCAGACGTCATCCGTTCAGAATATGCAATCCATGGCGGCTGCAATGGCGGaattgactcgccaaaaccaggAGTTAAGGATGGAGATCAGTCAGAGAAGACAGACACGTGAGGAACACGCAGGACAGACACAAGGCCATGGTGACAGAGAGAATACTGAGGTTGGAAGCCAGTttagaggcaccacttcacggGCAGTGCCACACTTGAAAGAggagatggaccaaatgaagaaagtcatggaggagatgaaggaaaACATGAGGAGAACTAATCCTATAGAAGATTTGGTCCACAGAACAGATTCTCCttttacggcttccatcaatggCCACCCCttaccatcaaagttcaaactgTCTTCCCTGGACTCGTATGATGGGACGCGTGACCCCTTTGATCACATTGCAACATTCAAAACgacaatgcaccttcaaggggtccCTGATGAAATCATGTGTCGAGCCTTCCCTACTACCCTTAAAGGCCCGGCACGAGTTTGGTTCAGTAAAATCCCCCCAAGCTCCGTAAGTTCTTTCGAAGAGTTAAGCAaattgtttgttaacaatttcatcgGGGGACAGAGGCACAAGCGCTCTTCGTCCAGCTTACTGACCATAGAACAAGGGGAGAACGAAAGCCTGCGGTCATTCATCACTCGCTTCAACAGAGAAGCCCTTAGTGTGGACGAGGTGGACGACAAGCTTCTACTGGCGGCCTTCCACAATGGGATTAATTCGGATTTATTTATCCACAAGCTATACGAGAAGGAGCCTCAAACCATGGCCGAgctc GtgctcatgcaaatcaaagacgATCCTTCTTTAAAATGGCCAGAGAAGATGAAAGGGGATCCCAACAAGCGcaataagaacaaatattgtCGCTTTCACAGGGACCATGGGCATGACACGGATGAATGTTTTGACCTAAAACAGCAAATTGAGAACCTTATCAGGCAAGGAAAGTTGAAGCACTTCGTTGGAAGGGATCGTACAGATGAGAAGCTGAAAGGCAAAATGGAGGAATCATCCCGGCCCCCACTTGGAGAGATAAGGATTATCGTTGGAGGGAACCCGATGGGGCAATCTTCCAAGTCGAAGAAGACGTATCTCAAAGTGGTACAAAATGTCCAGCTCTCTGGACGACCACCAAGGACGAGATTAATGGACGAGCCAACCATTTCCTTCACCGATGAAGATGCTGAGAGGATCCATCACCCGCACGACGATGCGATCGTCATTACACTGCTCATTGTAGATTATACAACCAGAAGAGTGTTAGTTGACAATGGAAGTTCAGCAGACATATTGTACTACCCCGCCTTCCAACAGATGAGGCTTGGACGAGATCAACTTCGTCCAGTATGCTCGCCGCTGATAGGATTCGGAGGAATGAAGGTGCAGCTCGTGGGTACCATTACATTACCAGTGGTGGTAGGGTCATACCCGCAACAGATAACCAAGGAAGTCAATTTCCTCGTGGTAGACTGTACTTCTTCatacaatgccatcattggaAGACCCACTCTTAATAGTTGGAAGGCGATAACCTCGACCTACGATCTATCAGTCAAATTCCCTACGGAGTACGGGATAGGACAAGCACAAGGAGATCAGTTGGCAGCTAGAGAATGCTACTTAGCCATGATGGCTTTGGACGAACAGATGCAGACAATGAGCATCGAGGAGAGAAGAGTTATTGCAGAGCCCACGGAAGTGTTGGAAGATGTTCTTTTGCAAGAAGATGATCCAGAGAAATTTACCAGAATTGGAACAGGTATGAAGGAGAAGGCAAGAGAAGACCTCATCCAGTTCCTGAGAAAAAGTATCGAcgtttttgcatggagtcatgacgacatgccaggaatcgacCCAAGTGTGATCACTCATCGATTGAATGTATACCCCTTTTTTAAGCCTATTCGTCAGAAGAAGAGGGTATTCGCTCCCGAGAGGGACAAGGTAATCAAGGAAGAGGTTCAAAAACTGACCACGGCAAAGTTCATTAAGGAAGTCTATTACCCGGACTGGTTAgccaatgtggtgatggtgaaAAAAAGCTaa